Below is a window of Neodiprion virginianus isolate iyNeoVirg1 chromosome 4, iyNeoVirg1.1, whole genome shotgun sequence DNA.
CGGTCGTACCTATCACGAGAATACGGATGCCAAGCCTCGAGGATCGGAAACAGAAGGATAATCTCGGATTTTCTTTCCGTGATCCTTATATGAATGTTGCTAAATGTACCCAGGATACAAAAACCCTATTTTAGGCGAACGGCATTATCCTAATTTGCTCGCTGTTCatactgaaagaaaaatttcctaGGATCAACGCATTGGTTGTGTGACTcgacatgtttttttttttttttttttttttttactaacaacaaataaatatcgtattaGCACTATTCAAATATGGACTTAATTCTGATGAAATCTCCTCAATTCAGGTGGATTTGAGTTAATCCGATTGTGAGTAGATTTTATTCATCGAATTAAGTGAATATTTTGGGGATTGAAATGGCATCAATTATCTGAATAGTTCTACCACAATCTTTACTGTGggcggaagaaaaaaattaatcaaccaCCGAATCTCGTGTATAtttgaaccaaaaaaaaaaaaaaagaaaaactgataaattatcgaatcaaaCAAATCAGGGAGAACAAGTCATTTTTCGTGATGTTATCTTGAGCCTGCATCGTCTTGTACCGTACATGTAGCGTTTTGAAGAGGTTGATTGTTTCCACGTCGTCTTATTAGATAAAAATTAAGACGAATAGTGAAAAAGTGTAAATCGCTTTATTCGATCAGGCTTAGGTCTGTCTAACGCGAGTTGGCCTGTCTTACTTTAGGGGTAAGACAAGTTCGCGGCTTTTATCTGCAGGTTTGGTAAATTGACTGAAATGCGCAGATTTGCGGAAACATCGACATCCGTGTAAACTGGaaacaatttcaacattttcacaaTAAGAACTGCAAAGATGTTGATCAGAGGTATTCTGCAGAAAAtgatcattttatttcagagaAGTCAAAAAGACTTGTATATAGTAAagaagtgtaaaattttctcacagaGATTCTTGCAAGAAGaagtaaattgttttttatatgcccagaaaaattatttcgaaaactgTGGTAAGAAactaatgaaatgaaaacaatttgcaCGTATGAACTGCGTGTTGGAAATGGGCTGAATTAATTTCAGTTTACTGAGATACCGATCCTTAGCTAGAAACCGCAGAGAAGCTGTCAAATATCGTACGTTAGCTTTTTCTTGATTTCTATCTTCATATAATCCTTCACAAAGATccgtgtataattaattaaattccCGAAGACACTGTATAAACGAGttctatatagatatatacatatatatatatatatataataataggATAAGCGATTCCTAATACCATTTAATATATTccttattataattatcatgtatacatgtgtatactgaaaaattatttaatattctaaTTTTCCTAAAATCGATGAGTAGCTGTGATATTGACTGGTGTATTGGGATTCATAATGATAGATGTAGTCTGTAATACGTTACGTAGTTGCAATCGGATATACAAAATGTGAGCACATAAATGTAGCGGTAGAATAAGCCACGATATcttataataatgaaagaagGGGATTCTGCAGAATCGAACTCGCCTTGTGCCgagaaaattgtaattacgGTCACGAGAGAGCCTTTCTTTCAATCGCGATTGCTGTAGATTTGTAACAATAACAATCGGGGTAATTAAGCTTAGGAATTTTTTATTGGCGTGCAAAGAACCGAATGTAAATTGAGAGTCGCGAAACAGGGTAACtcgtatttcaattttcatttatgtCATTACTTGTATTCGACGCCTCTTTATTGTACGTAATCGTATACCTACCCTAACACGATTTCGTATACTGTAATATAAATCTTATTTAATCTATAAggttcttctcttttcttttctttccttttttatgtatataatgaaTAATCCTGATGTAGAAATTTCCGCATAAAAGTATGAAGACCTTATTACAAACTGATTAAATAAACTACAAATTACAGATTTAATTATCGATATTGAAACGAGATAATTCAACCATCGTCCAACGCTTTCGAAATCTCGACAAAACAATCAATAAGTACCTGATTCATCACGCTTCAATTAAGAATAAGTTGACAATGGAGATGATATAATGAAGATTGGATCCAGCGTTTAGTTAAACCGTCAATTTATTTTGGATAAAGAGAACAGCGCATAAAGTAAATGCAAGTTAAAATACATTTCCATATATAGTTTGATATAgcgatttttttaatcactaACTACGGCTACAATTCACTGATATTGACACTAACTACAATTGTAACTGAATATCGCTGTGGTCGATCTTTGTAATTTGATCAACAATTTGAGCGATACTTGCCCACCACACCTGTCAAGCAATGTTTCTACATTGAATTGGCGCTAACTTTCTCGACTCTAACGTCAGATGTATAACGATACGCTAATAATTTGTTACTAGCTCTGTAATTGTAAGACTCTATGCCGGGATGCTTTTCACACAAGTATTTGTACGCTGTACAGAGGCGATCTATTTCCGCGACTTCAAGCATGAACGGTCTTGTCGTGGGGTCAATTTCGGCCAGCTTTGCCATCATCATTCCAAGCTCCTTTTGACAAGAGGTCGGAAACAGAGTTCTGAAAAAGAAGTAAATAACCTTTAACGAGAATTGATGAGGCTAATAAATGAATTAGGAACTGGGACAAGTCTCTGAGATAAACGATCTACAATTAAAGTTGAGGCATATTTTCAACATGCGTTTATCAAATTCCAGTATACTCACTCTATACATTTGATAACGTATTTCTGACGAAAACTGAACATGTGCCGGGtaactttttcaaataaatcaaattcatGGTTTGTACCAGGCTGTACCAGCGGTGTAAATGTCACAACCCCGACATCCACGTCAGGCTGTGGAACAAATGCTTTGCCTGCAGCAAAGCAGGTGGTAATGAGATGAGGAATTTTTGAGCGAATTTTGAGTTGATCCATCCAAAAATATAAGCATAAAAACGTCTCTGCTTTAAATTAATACAGTACTAGCAAAACCAAAATGTTTACTCACCGGGAATGACAAACTTTAGATGCGGTTTGGTCCAAGTCTGTGCCATGACTGACAATCTGCAGCGATCCCGAGCATATGCTTCTGAGACGAGGCGTTCAGCAACTTCCTTTTGAAAGGTGAGTGTCATTTTGGTTCTTCCCATGGCCCACGGTCCACTTTTCTCAGAAATAGCTTTAAGCCAGACGATAATAAGATGAGTCGATACGCTGAATGGTAGATTACCGATCAAATGAATCCTTGGTGGAATATCTTCCCagctttttttctcacactcAGGAAAcaagttcaaatttacattcaataTATCTCCTATGATTATTTCCATTTCGCCATTGACGTTTTGAAATGTTTCTTGGAGTAGCTGCAACGTAGGCAAAAATCTATTGTCTTTCTCAACTACTATTAACCTCTGTGGATACTTTCTCATTATCGATCGCGTCAATCCCCCTGGTCCAGGTCCGACTTCCAATATATGTCCATCTTTTATTCTACCTGCTGTTTTGATGATTTTATCTGTGAGACGTTCGTCCATTAAAAAGTTTTGGGACAACTGTTTACGCGCTTGAAGGCGATACAGTTTAACCAAATCTCTTATTGTGGGCAACGGAGGTAATCTTAGAATGGTCATTTTGGTGTGAACTTATTAttttctgtatatttttttaatgttagATCGTAACAACCTATGAATATATCTAATCCTATATTATTGTTGTCTTCACGATAATTGTTATTCTGTCGTTTTTACTGGCTCTTCGAAATCATCAAGGAAATTTTCCTGGCGAACTGCATACATGGAGTACCCGTATATTCCTAGAACCAATGCTCCTAGCGCTAGACCGGTATATCTGTTGTTTCTTTGCATTCGTTTCAAGCTGGCCACTCTCTCAAGATTCCTCTCTTCTATAAGTCGCATGTACTCTTGTTCGACAAGCGTTAGTTTACGAAAGTTTTTCCCTTCATGGATTTTTGGCATCTGCTCATCAGCCATTGCACAACGATCTGAAACCGAGTGAACAAAGCTTcataaatgaaacgaaaaaaacatttattcatttttatcctaTTTTGTGATTGCGCCGTTATATAAAAGCAATATTCTATGTTTTGTAGAAGTTCTCTTTTATTATCATTCGATTCAATACAAGTTATAGTATCGTTTACTGTAAGAATGAAATAAGAACGATCTTTGTGACAACTAAATGACTAGAAATATATTGATATTATTCAAACGGCAACAAAACTGATagttgggaaaaaattatcatggggatatgaaaaatcattggaaaactgaaaattcCCCGGTTGATTAGTGATCATCAATAAATTGTCGTGGGATCGCAATTAGAGGTTAGAACATCGCGGAGTCTGTACCTACGCTCTAAGTACCGGGACATTTGTAACCACGATACTTAATCGGAACCGTTAACGGCGAACCACATTACTTAATCGTAAAAACCGTTGATATTTTGCAATGACTCACCTCTATATTGCAGAATTTATGGGATGATCTTCAACACACGTAGGTTACGTCGATTGTCACCATGATGGCATTAGAATGTGATGATGATGAGGCCCAGTTTTATTAGAATCTTCAATCTCCGCTAGACGACGCTACCATTGCACAAATCGTCACCTACCATATAGCGACGATTGCAGTTGTACCTTTCGCAGGAGCCCTGATGTTTTCAGCCAATTGTATCTTCGAGTAAATTGGAAATAACCAATGACGTGGCTTTTGCTGTATAAGCGAATTTACTGATACGTGTGAATCAGGTTGTTGTTAGTCTTCTGCGAGCTGTCAAATAGCGAAAAATGGAATCATCAAGTAGTGAACGAAACGACGATTATTACCTCGAATTGTCGCCTGATCCCGTGAGATTCGAATCGATCAGCCCGTTGACAAATGTTTTCTTCGATGACACGAACAAGCAGGTCTCTTTATTTGGATTTTCTTAAACTGCATTGATAACCTAAAATATTAATGATGGATTATCCCTCGTTTGATAGCCCCTTGACAGCTGCAAAATTCATGCTGTAGGTATTCGCTGTTCGTTCAGAGGGCGTTATCGGGGTCCTGGTCAAGGGTCCCGAGcacaatttgaatttcagaatGGAAGACAAGGGTCCCATAATCTCAATCAAGTTCTCGCTCGACATGAACATCCTTGCTATACAACGGACTAATACTTCTGTCGAGTTCATCAATTACTCATCGGCCTCCGGATTGGACAATGTGGAATACTCGCAGACTTGTAAAGGAAAGAATGCCTCTATCTTAGGCTTCGTCTGGACACACagcaatgaaattttattcgtcaCAGATCACGGAGTGGAACTGTTTTTGGTGAGTATCAggcagatatttttttctacctacTTTTCCTCTACGTGTGATCACTGTAAAAAGCACCATATAAGTCTGTGTAGATGTTAGATCAATAATACTCTATATTTTTGTAGGTTGTTCCAGAGAAGCGAACTGTCAAAGCACTGAAATCCCTCAGTTTGGGAGTCAATTGGTTTGTCTTCTGCCCTCAAAGCTGTCTCGTTCTCCTTTCGTCTGGTACCATCGGCAACCAAATGCAAGCGCTGCATATCACTCCTGGAAACTTGCACAAGCTCACCAAATTTGAAAGTGAGACAAACTTCTCGGGATTAACTTTGGAGATTGATTAGCCGATTAACGGAGATAGATATTGCATTGTTTCAGTGGAGGCTGGAGCCACGAAACCTGGGAAGCTCGCAGTTTCGGAGAGAGATGTAGCGTTGGCAGTTCTTTACGGAACCCCATCAATAATTGTGCTGCGCCATCAACCAGGAATCAATCGAAGCCTTGGTACGGCTCAAGTCTACGTCTACACAGTGCATAAGTAATTTTGTAATTTGCTTTTTCTCCGATTTTACCTCTTTCAAAGTACTCTCAATAATTCATTGATGATCCAATGTTTCAGAATGCTCACGATAAAGAAGAGCCACATTTTAAAACTCGACACTAGTGGCCGATTCGCAATCAATGTTATCGACAATCTTATAATTGTGCATCACCAAGCAACCGAAGTAAGTCTTGTTCATAAAGAACTACCTTTTTgaaaacggttttttttttcagactaTTGACTGGTAGGAAATAAATCTGCTGATATGTACTGCTTATTTTATAGAAGCAGTTTAGCATCATTTTCATTACTGATTGTGAACCAATTCGAAGCACTTTTTCTTATCATTGAAACATAACAGTCTTTGAGTTTTATCTCGAGAGTAATTGATTGATAAATTACAGACTTCGATGATTTTTGACATTAAATTGCCGGGAGTGAGCGACGGCACTGTGATGCATCATACCAGTATAGCTGCACCCAAGCCGATAAGACCATACAGTTTGAAGGTCCCTGGCACGACTCTGCTAGAGCAAACGTCTCAGCCCTGTCTACTTTGTAtccttttgaaaaaaagataatgattataaaaataacaacattGATCACCAAGCGTTTTACTTAATTTCTTTTAGATTCCCCTGGCTGGGTTGTTTTTCAACCAAATATAATAATCGATGCAAAATTAGGATGCCTTTGGTAAGtttatgagaaaaatattcaacttgtTTTCAATCTAGGAGTTTAAAAGGTGCATGGAGTAAAGAAGTTGTcgattaattcacaggttTGTTAAGCTGCGACTTGAATCGTTGGTAAAATTAATCCCCGACAAAGTACTGCTCGTTGAGTTTTTAATGCAACGAAATGATTCCAAGCAGGTTTTGATGCAAGTTCTGAAGGAAAATGTTACTCAGCTACCGTCAAGCTTGTTGTACATGTCAacgatttttgataaattgaacaCTGTTTATCGTAACCACCTCGAAAATGAGTTGCAAAGCCAAGTAAGTGACCATTGTGATGAATAATAGCGATAAAAAACCCATTGCACATTCATCTTCTATCGATCAATCGACAGATGGGAACGCCGCTGCAAATTGGGTCCAAAGGTGTCGCCACAGTGTCAGAAAACATTAAATacaaacaaataattgatcaaAGCGATATGTACACTTACATATTGTCAAAGTTTCCCGAGGACACGACAGAGCCAAAAATGGTGGTTTGGATACTGTTGGAATACATTAGGTACATGCCTTGACGAGTGTAGTTTgaaaagagttttttttttttcagcgtATAGCTCCCTGGGTATAAAATCTCTCAATGAACTTcctccgattttttttcctcaggTCTCTGGCCGATCATGATATACCTGTTCAGCACTACCTCCATGAATTGGTAATCACGACTTTGGTTCACCGGAAGGCTTACTATCAGCTGCATCAGTTGCTACAGTATCACGTTGTCGCTGACTCAAAACCACTCGCCTGTCTTCTACTGTCTTTGGAAAGTCTCTATCCAGCTGCTCACCAACTTGCGCTAGATATGCTCAAGCGATTAGGAAATGCTCACGAAGAAATAATGGAAGTCTTGCTATCCAAAGGACACATATTACCGGCATTACGGTGAGCTGAACACCCTTGAAAATGCATCTTAcaattgtaaaaatgaaatttcatatttcaaggTGATCCGCCTGGagaaaatacatatttttccattacaGGTATGTCAGATCGGTTGGAATAATCGATCAGGTTTCTGCTCGCAAATTTTTGGAAGCAGCAAAGACCTCGGACGATCCTAAGTTGTTTCACTCCGTTTATAAATTCTTCGAAAATCGCAATTTGAGACTCCATAACACAACTGCTTTCACAAGAGGGGAACATTGTCAAACATATGTACAgcattttaaatatttattccaaGGAACTGACAACGGCTGTAATTCAGATACAAATTCAAATGTATCGACTATGTCATCGTAGGTCGAATCGCAATTTATTTGCTAATCGTAacacaattatacatattgaTTTGGTCATGCATTGAATAGCGAGTTATAACAGAAACAGCCATGGTTATGTACCAAATAATCAaatggtattattttttttttcctctacctTAAGGTTTGGCTGAAATTATCAGGAATAATTAACTCAGCATTCGCGTATCATCACGCTTATGTTTTTGTTCAATGCCCACAATTCACAAGACTAGTGCAATCaacaatttgtgaaatttgtaAACAGGATGATAAACATGCATGGAAAACCAGAAAAATGCAGAAAGTAAGGAACTAGCAAACTATTTGTAATCTTACGGTCATTCCGTTTCATTTCTCGTACTGTTCTGTGATACATTATAATTAATGCTGTGTTGAGAATGGTGCTGCTTGAAGCTCTGTTgtgtaaattataatattgtataaaaacaTTCCCGTGGGATATGTTATTATGAGGATAATATaagtaaaatatttgtttttgaatttactaTTATTGACTGAATATTACCGCATGGAATAAGTCTGGTATATTTTCGTTCCCATCACGAAGTTACTATTACTTTGTGTTTCCCACGAATGACAAGTTGACAAAAAATCGAACGTCTCTCATTATCCACAAACTTTTCACCGAATGCATAACGAACTGATTTAAAGTACGCAATAATAGCTACATTCACGTTGTCGCCGAAGCCAATCTCTACAACTTCAGAGAGGCAAAGTGATAGCTGGTAGAATTATCAAAATGGCGATGATGGTCGGAGGTCTAATTGAACGAGTGAATacaattgatgaaaataaacaagtaCTGAGTGAATTAGCGAGAAATAACGAGGTGAAGATCAATTGCGTAAAGTGTAAACTAtgcgtagaaaattttttatcattgaatccgTATCGCTAAGATCGATTAAATCGTAATTGTTCTGCCGCATTTTTCAGTTCGTCGAACCCAGCAAAGAAAAACTCGACAAACTATTCGATAAATTGAACGCTGAGAATGCGAGAGAAATTGTAAATTACATGCACAGCTATGAACCAGATTGGCACAACATAAAGGTGAGCTAAACGGCTGTCAGCGCTATCAAAATCCCCCGCGTCATAACCTCAAATTACGTTCCTATTGACATCGCAACTCTGTTGTCTAATTCGGAGATTTTTGTTTATGAAGACGCAATGGTCTTAGGTAATCGCTGCTAGATAAACAATCGCTCAAATCGCCTAtcgaataaattacaaaatctTAACAAGTCGtagagaaatgaattttttgctATTATGACTTCTgattattttctacttttttattattattatactgcACATTCTAAATTTTCTGTACCAATGCCAAATAGTCCGTTCAAATGATGATGTGCTATGTTTACATCCTCTGCCACAATGTCataatataacattttttacgtTTTGATTATATAACATtgttatctttatttttcttatcttgaaataaaaaaagatgaagaaataCCTTAATAATCTAGTACTAGTACCAAAATCAGTGGAAATTTACCCTGAATCATGTTGacaaaaattgatgttttggatgaataaatgaaactggattttcaagttttagcTGAAGTTTTTCTTTATGGAACTAATTTATTTGGAGAATATTTTCACACAAAGCAAACACTTTCAGCTAGTTTTTTCTGTTCGATTAaccaagtgaaaaataattttttctctagGTGACAGGATGCCTTTACGGTCCTATACCAGGAGTCCCATGCGGTTCTTGGTGGGGAATAAGGATGGACTGTTCGAGAGATCACATGCATGATCCTTTCAGTTTGAGCGTGCAATGCGGTCCAGTAGGGGCAGTTTCTGTCTGCACCTCCCATTCAGACGAGGACGTTGACTTGGGAGACATATTGAGCTTCACATCTGAGGCAAGTGCTGAGAAGCCAGGATACATTGGTAGGCGAGGATATCTTAAGAGCAAAGAGGAAAATCCAGAGACCAGGTCCTTGATCTTGAGCTTGGAGAATCAGGTGCCGATACGCATAATTAGAAGCTACAATTTATCCAATGAATACTCGCCAAAGACGGGTTATCGCTACGATGGCTTGTATGTTGTCGTAAAATGCTGGATTGGTGTATCTCCGGAAACAGGTTTAAAGTGCTATAAATTTGCACTGAGACGACTTCTACACCAGGATCCCCCACCCTGGAAATTGCAGACTCCTTGCGACAGAGGCGTTGAACCAGGCGCCAATACCAATGATACGATTATATCTCGATGTATTTCTATGAAGAAGTTTCAGGGCAGAGATGGGAAAATGGTAATTTGAttattatgatatttttttccgtgaatGCTTATTTGCTCGTCCAAGGTACATAGACattggttgaaatttttactaaaTGTAAGTCACAGTGGTATCTGTGAATGAATTTCTGTTGGAAAATATCTGGATAAATTTTGTTAGCAATCGTATTTTGTTTCCAGTCGCAACTGCACGCACCTTGCAACAATAATCTGAGTAAAGCTACTAAATCTGTggagaaagagaaacaaaGTTTATCCAAAGAAGAAAGATCCCCAGTCGGAAGAGCAGGTAATTCGAGCAGACCCGATATCACGACAACAGTGACAGTTTTACCAGGTAGAAAAACTGTCTCGGACGATCATACAAATGTTCAAGGTAGCACGATTGTTACGAGACGTGTATCCAAAAAAGCACCAAACAACAAACCCGACAGTAAACAACTAATTTCTGAGTCCAGTAACAAACCGTCCAGTGAAATACAGCCACGAAACGAACTGGGTGAAGAAGAGAGAGTAAAGTCTCAGGGCACGCGACTCCAGAACACGAACATATCGATTCGATACGATTTGTACGATTCTTCTCACAACATTAAGCAGCGTGGTTCTAACATCGCGACTTACAGCGGCGGCGGAAGTGGTGGGTTCAAACCGCGCATGCACATTGTTCCTACTAGACAGCTCCACTTCGCAGGAGTTGATTCGTCGCCCGGCAGCAGTAGCCGGACGATTTCGAGTGTGAAAATGGAGCGAGTCGAGTCAATCGGCGGTATGAAGAAGCTGAATCTTGACGAAGTTTGtaatgaaagagaaatttcGTCGCTGACCCATCAACAAAACCCGCAATTAACTGTGGAACACTCATACGCTACGCAATTGACAGAGGGGTCGGAACTGCACGACGAAAAGGTTGAACAAAATCGTCAAAGTTTTGTAAATAAGGCGATGAATGAAAGGGAAGCGCTTCTGAAACCTCGGCAAAGAGAAaggagaaataagaaaaatagtCGAGAGTGTGAATCTCATATATCGTCTTCAATCGAGGAGACAGAAGTGCGAAAAACCGTTGGTGCTTTGAATAGAATTCAATCAACCGTCAACGACAATTCTCCTTCTGAAGAAACGTTGGCTAGAAGAAAGCTTAGGGATGTTCCGGTCCCTTCACCTTCTGAGAGTCCACCATTCAAGGGATTCGTATCGGCGAGGAACATCGATAGGAAAACATGGTCCGAATCCATGGAAATGGCAAGTTCGCTCACTGTTGAGAAAATGCTGGATATAATAACGGAGGAAAAGACTAGTCCAATGGCAAAGATGCTAATAAGTACTGTGATTGGATTCCCCCATGTCGAGACCCTTCCTGCCTGCAACAATAACAAGGAAAGCACACTAACGAATGTCCATTATGATGAGCTGGATAATTCGTCGCAGATAGCGACGAATCGGAATAAAACTGGAGTCCAAACTGCCATAAATAAACGAACACCGTTGAGCATGAAAACCAGATCCTGTGCTAAACTTTGTGAGCAAACAGCAGCAAAAACTGttcaagaaaaagaaacagtcCTTAATGTATCCAGTGAAAAGTTGAAGATGGTCGACAAAACTGTATTGTGTTTGGAAAGAATCGGTAGTAATTATCTGCCGAAACTGTCGCGTTCAAGGCAATTCAGATGCCTGGATAACAGCAGAGAGCAAAACATTATCGAAATAGTTTACACCGGCAAAGATTCGCTCGGAAATCAACAAGTGGTGGATGCAAATTTGAATCATACACACAGGTTAAGGTCTAGCGGAAAAGTAGAAGTCAGCGGAAAGCCAAAGATTAAAAACCCTGATATCAAAGCTACTGAACAACCGCACATGCTCGGTAGCAGAGCGAGAGAAGTTCGCGTCCCGAGTAACAGAAATCGGCGATGGCCTGACGCAGTGAATGCCAATGCTGCTAATTATACAGTAACGAAGCGTAAAAGCGGATCTGAGTTTTGCAGAAGTCATGGAGAAGTTGACGCATATGAAACTGTTCCAAGAATAAGCGAAAACCAGGAAAATAACACATCGAGCAGCGCGAAGTCGGTTGATACTGTCGACTGttcaaaaataacgaaagattCGAGTATACAATTGAAAGACCAGATTCAAACGAACGGCTGCTTGATCGGCGCGAGGAAATCCTCAATGTCACATAAGCCAGAATTTGTCGAAAGAACGGACGATTCTTGTCTTCAAAAATCTCCGCACAGCGATCAGACCCTTGTGACAAAATCAACTGAGAAATCTAACAGCGAACGAATTTCAGGTGACAAAGTGTCGAATTTTCGGGGAAATCTGATTTCGGAAAGGTTGCAGGAATCCAAAATAACTTCTCAAAATTCTGAAGCGCGTGATATCACTGCAGATTCGGTAGCTCGAAACTTTACTGGCGATAACAATAAGCTATCGAGTCTTAAACCGCTTGGAGGAGTTACGCGTTCCAAGGAATCTGGGCTGGTATCCAGGAAGAAAGATAGATCGCCGGAAAAGATCAGACTGGCGAAAAGGCCGAGAGTTCGTGTCAAACACAAGTTGGAAATAGCAAATTTAGTCATAGACATGAACATGAGCCCCAGATCGCAAATCTCTAAATCAAGATCGGGTCGATCGCTGAGGGGCGTAGATTACTTACGTGGCGGTAGAAGTTGCCCGACTATCCTGGATCAGTCGAGGAAACGAAGGAACACCGAGCCCGTTCAGCACCCGACGAGTTTGCCAAAGCGAATGAGTAAGGATGCCCAGATTCCAAATTCTTCTGTCCGAATTACGGATGCAGCGAATTCCATGAAGGAGCTTAAACTTCGGAAGAAGTCGGAAGGGGAGAAATCACTAtcaaataacaacaacaacaacaacaacagggATATTAAGAACAGTACTTCGATGCGACGGATCGGTAGAACAGAAAAAATcgtcacaaaaataaaaaaaccaatGAAAGCTAAGAAGTCTAACATCGTTACAGCGAGGAGAGCGATAGCAGACATGCCGAAGATGATTCGTAAACAAGATTTGATGGTAAAGGCCAAGAAACAGCCCAGTGAAGTAGCTTCGAGACCCACGAGGCGAGAGGCTGTGACCAGAACGCGGAGCGGAAGAAGTCCCAGAAGTCTGACCATCGGAAGACTTTGTATTCGCAGACCGTTGCCTCAGAGTGGCGAAACCTATGCGCTACAGACGAAGAATCAGAGGGATAAGAGTGAGA
It encodes the following:
- the LOC124303463 gene encoding transcriptional regulator ATRX-like isoform X2, translating into MKKFQGRDGKMSQLHAPCNNNLSKATKSVEKEKQSLSKEERSPVGRAGNSSRPDITTTVTVLPGRKTVSDDHTNVQGSTIVTRRVSKKAPNNKPDSKQLISESSNKPSSEIQPRNELGEEERVKSQGTRLQNTNISIRYDLYDSSHNIKQRGSNIATYSGGGSGGFKPRMHIVPTRQLHFAGVDSSPGSSSRTISSVKMERVESIGGMKKLNLDEVCNEREISSLTHQQNPQLTVEHSYATQLTEGSELHDEKVEQNRQSFVNKAMNEREALLKPRQRERRNKKNSRECESHISSSIEETEVRKTVGALNRIQSTVNDNSPSEETLARRKLRDVPVPSPSESPPFKGFVSARNIDRKTWSESMEMASSLTVEKMLDIITEEKTSPMAKMLISTVIGFPHVETLPACNNNKESTLTNVHYDELDNSSQIATNRNKTGVQTAINKRTPLSMKTRSCAKLCEQTAAKTVQEKETVLNVSSEKLKMVDKTVLCLERIGSNYLPKLSRSRQFRCLDNSREQNIIEIVYTGKDSLGNQQVVDANLNHTHRLRSSGKVEVSGKPKIKNPDIKATEQPHMLGSRAREVRVPSNRNRRWPDAVNANAANYTVTKRKSGSEFCRSHGEVDAYETVPRISENQENNTSSSAKSVDTVDCSKITKDSSIQLKDQIQTNGCLIGARKSSMSHKPEFVERTDDSCLQKSPHSDQTLVTKSTEKSNSERISGDKVSNFRGNLISERLQESKITSQNSEARDITADSVARNFTGDNNKLSSLKPLGGVTRSKESGLVSRKKDRSPEKIRLAKRPRVRVKHKLEIANLVIDMNMSPRSQISKSRSGRSLRGVDYLRGGRSCPTILDQSRKRRNTEPVQHPTSLPKRMSKDAQIPNSSVRITDAANSMKELKLRKKSEGEKSLSNNNNNNNNRDIKNSTSMRRIGRTEKIVTKIKKPMKAKKSNIVTARRAIADMPKMIRKQDLMVKAKKQPSEVASRPTRREAVTRTRSGRSPRSLTIGRLCIRRPLPQSGETYALQTKNQRDKSERVVKQNLNPGKQPLPQREPAKFAQLNCNVEKRSAEVRTKSKMISVMVQCSLIPNPPESPICNLDANYRSKRNSPSDTNVNTGYLISEYIGSSSNSESKRVKHEVIDLIEIKSESGSENVVECQLDDDETDRVENSALRIKPSTSNRAFAESDRRESPLDLAGLHDQRSEDSLSNRGFVRYVPSRKQSTIVPVKTAELSFRIAQLESIGFKPIKPGIHPNDESEHGRRSTSDSPRILYVSRVVKRGVNEEYDKYTSEETNVVQYMDSELSYEDIENEDKDFYVQKMEFVKFGDTIDEESVHISESHGEEEEEEEELEEEDEEEEEDEENVKDDEEREEDFGRDLKTEWQSQLNEDRNSSNIDDHDQSAADSDGDVPPWHGWRKIISNKETHFVGW